In [Leptolyngbya] sp. PCC 7376, a genomic segment contains:
- a CDS encoding fatty acid desaturase: MTKAISKNTQKRPLDWVSVFFFAAVHGLALLAPWFFSWSSLGIAIFLHWLFGSIGICLGYHRLLSHRSLQVPKWLEYTIAFIGTLALQGGPIFWVAGHRLHHAHTEDETQDPYSAKRGFWWSHMLWMLYPTPDFFEYKRYKKYAPDLVRQGYYRWLNRNFLLLQIPLGLLLYVLGGWSWVIYGIFVRAVILWHSTWLINSATHVWGDRRFDVDDNSRNLWWAAIFTYGEGWHNNHHAYPRVAKAGWRWYEIDMTWWAIWLLSRLGLAKKVIMPPPNL, encoded by the coding sequence ATGACGAAAGCTATATCAAAAAACACCCAGAAACGCCCATTAGATTGGGTCTCTGTTTTCTTTTTTGCGGCAGTACATGGATTAGCGTTACTGGCACCTTGGTTTTTCTCTTGGTCTAGCCTTGGTATCGCAATCTTTCTCCACTGGCTATTTGGCAGTATAGGCATTTGCCTAGGCTATCACCGCTTACTCAGTCATCGCAGTTTACAAGTACCAAAATGGCTCGAATACACCATTGCTTTTATTGGCACATTAGCCTTGCAAGGTGGCCCAATTTTTTGGGTAGCAGGACATCGTTTACACCATGCCCATACAGAAGATGAAACTCAAGATCCTTACTCAGCAAAACGTGGCTTTTGGTGGAGTCATATGCTCTGGATGCTATATCCAACTCCCGATTTCTTTGAATATAAGCGCTATAAAAAATATGCTCCTGATCTTGTCCGCCAAGGCTACTATCGCTGGCTAAATCGAAATTTTCTCTTATTACAAATCCCCTTAGGATTATTGCTTTATGTCCTGGGTGGTTGGTCTTGGGTTATTTACGGTATTTTTGTCCGCGCTGTTATCCTCTGGCACAGCACATGGCTCATTAACTCTGCTACCCATGTTTGGGGCGATCGCCGCTTCGATGTAGACGATAACTCTCGAAACCTTTGGTGGGCTGCAATCTTTACGTATGGCGAAGGTTGGCACAACAATCACCATGCCTACCCTCGGGTGGCCAAAGCAGGCTGGCGTTGGTACGAAATTGACATGACTTGGTGGGCAATTTGGTTACTATCTCGCTTGGGTTTGGCAAAGAAGGTCATTATGCCTCCACCAAATTTATAA
- the hemN gene encoding oxygen-independent coproporphyrinogen III oxidase has translation MKHLSQSVKFDRDLIQKYNQSVPRYTSYPPATELTADFDIDAFRTAIAIGNHKQTPLSLYCHIPFCEKPCYFCGCNTIITQNKNFVPRYLEALTRNIEQVAALVNPDRRVQQFHWGGGTPNYLNLEQAEYLWNTLNQHFTLADDAEISIEVNPCYVDREYIFSLRQLGFNRISFGIQDFNPQVQEAINRIQPEQMLFDVMSWIREAGFESVNVDLIYGLPFQTLETFRETIQKTLKLNPDRVAVFNFAYVPWLKPVQKRMPQAAMPSTAEKLDIFKMTIDELTHNGYVFIGMDHFAKPDDELAIAQREGELHRNFQGYTTQPESDLLGFGMTSISMLQDVYIQNHKRLKDFYGAIEAGVLPIAKGFQLSRDDLIRRTVIMELMCEFQLSASDLEEKYHLGFDIDFNDYFADVLSILDNLEADGLLRRWGDGIEVTPRGRLLIRNIAAAFDPYLQGKGDRHKTFSKAI, from the coding sequence ATGAAACATTTGTCTCAATCGGTCAAGTTTGATCGGGATTTAATCCAGAAATACAATCAATCGGTGCCGCGTTATACGAGTTATCCTCCTGCCACTGAGCTAACCGCTGATTTTGATATTGATGCTTTTCGCACGGCGATCGCCATCGGTAATCACAAGCAGACACCTTTGTCGTTATATTGTCATATTCCCTTCTGCGAAAAGCCTTGTTATTTCTGCGGTTGCAACACAATTATCACCCAGAATAAAAACTTTGTACCGCGATATTTAGAGGCATTAACGCGCAATATTGAGCAAGTCGCAGCATTGGTAAACCCAGATCGTCGCGTCCAGCAATTCCATTGGGGCGGTGGCACACCAAATTATCTCAATTTAGAACAGGCGGAATATCTATGGAATACGCTCAATCAGCATTTCACCCTTGCAGACGATGCCGAGATTTCCATTGAAGTGAATCCTTGCTATGTGGATCGAGAGTATATCTTTTCCCTCAGACAGCTAGGCTTTAATCGCATTAGCTTTGGCATCCAAGATTTCAATCCCCAGGTACAAGAAGCTATCAATCGTATTCAACCAGAACAAATGCTGTTTGATGTGATGAGCTGGATTCGGGAGGCTGGCTTTGAAAGTGTGAATGTCGATCTCATTTATGGTTTGCCGTTCCAAACGTTAGAGACATTCCGAGAAACCATTCAAAAAACCCTAAAGCTCAATCCAGATCGAGTGGCAGTGTTCAATTTTGCCTATGTGCCTTGGCTGAAACCTGTACAAAAACGGATGCCCCAAGCAGCAATGCCCAGCACTGCGGAGAAACTCGATATTTTCAAAATGACCATTGATGAACTGACCCATAATGGCTATGTGTTTATCGGCATGGATCATTTCGCGAAACCCGATGATGAATTGGCGATCGCCCAGCGAGAAGGAGAATTACACCGCAATTTCCAGGGCTATACGACTCAACCGGAATCCGATTTACTTGGTTTCGGCATGACCTCTATCAGTATGTTGCAGGATGTCTACATTCAAAATCACAAACGACTGAAGGATTTTTATGGCGCAATTGAAGCCGGAGTATTACCCATCGCCAAAGGATTTCAGTTGAGTCGAGATGACTTAATTCGACGAACAGTGATTATGGAATTAATGTGCGAATTCCAACTGTCAGCCTCGGATCTCGAAGAAAAATATCACCTCGGCTTTGACATCGATTTCAATGATTATTTCGCAGACGTTTTATCAATCCTCGATAACCTCGAAGCTGACGGTTTATTGCGCCGCTGGGGTGATGGCATTGAAGTAACTCCCCGTGGCCGTTTGCTCATTCGTAATATTGCAGCTGCTTTTGACCCTTATCTCCAAGGGAAAGGCGATCGCCACAAAACATTCTCTAAAGCAATCTAA
- the psbA gene encoding photosystem II q(b) protein, whose protein sequence is MTTVLNSGTKISIWEHFCRWVTNTENRFYLGWFGILMIPTLLTATICFILAFIAAPPVDIDGIREPVSGSLLYGNNIITASVVPSSNAIGLHFYPIWDATSMGEWLYNGGPYQLIVFHFILGIFCYMGREWELSYRLGMRPWIAVAFSAPVAAATAVLMVYSIGQGSFSDGMPLGISGTFNFMIVLQAEHNVLMHPFHMIGVIGVFGGALFSAMHGSLVTSSLIRETTESVSQNRGYKFGQEEETYNIVAAHGYFGRLIFQYASFNNSRALHFLLAAWPVVGIWFASLAVACFAFNLNGFNFNQSLLDSQGKVINTWADIINRANLGIETMHERNVHNFPLDLAASTQSPVALQAPLINS, encoded by the coding sequence ATGACTACCGTTCTAAATTCAGGAACAAAAATATCTATTTGGGAACATTTTTGTCGTTGGGTAACCAATACCGAAAACCGCTTTTATCTTGGCTGGTTTGGAATATTGATGATTCCCACATTATTAACCGCAACAATCTGTTTTATTCTCGCTTTCATCGCAGCTCCGCCTGTCGATATTGACGGCATTCGAGAGCCAGTCTCTGGTTCCTTGCTATACGGCAATAACATTATCACCGCTTCCGTTGTCCCTAGTTCTAACGCCATTGGCCTACATTTTTATCCTATTTGGGATGCCACATCTATGGGTGAGTGGCTTTATAACGGCGGCCCCTACCAGCTCATTGTGTTCCATTTTATTCTTGGCATTTTTTGTTATATGGGTCGCGAATGGGAACTCTCCTACCGACTCGGCATGCGCCCTTGGATTGCTGTCGCTTTTTCAGCCCCTGTCGCTGCGGCAACCGCTGTTTTAATGGTTTACTCCATTGGGCAAGGTTCATTTTCTGATGGTATGCCCCTCGGAATTTCTGGCACTTTTAATTTCATGATTGTCTTGCAAGCTGAACACAATGTTTTAATGCATCCCTTCCACATGATTGGTGTGATTGGTGTATTCGGTGGAGCCTTATTTTCAGCGATGCATGGTTCTCTCGTGACTTCTTCTTTAATTCGCGAAACAACGGAGAGTGTATCTCAAAATCGTGGCTATAAGTTTGGTCAAGAAGAGGAAACTTACAACATCGTTGCAGCCCATGGTTACTTTGGACGATTAATCTTCCAATATGCCTCTTTTAATAACAGTCGTGCCTTACATTTCTTGCTTGCAGCTTGGCCTGTCGTTGGGATTTGGTTTGCCTCTTTAGCTGTTGCTTGTTTTGCATTTAACTTAAATGGCTTTAACTTCAATCAATCTCTATTAGATTCCCAAGGGAAAGTGATTAATACCTGGGCCGATATTATCAATCGTGCCAATCTCGGTATCGAAACAATGCACGAGCGCAATGTTCATAATTTCCCTCTAGATTTAGCCGCCAGTACACAATCTCCGGTGGCGTTACAGGCACCATTGATTAACAGCTAA
- a CDS encoding DUF3122 domain-containing protein, with amino-acid sequence MQRLSLKQILIIISLSLLLLFSSFAWVSPSYASIRQQEEKPGQILYQSRHSIRDNQGHTWQVILFKRVKDGEVKQVDLRLSGYPDQTIFLHPADLEITHGDRPQLLAPDQFAAEAPAPNVGQFDLSEILPQLPTNGTVKLNLPLNNPVTIKIPIAVLLEWQLIM; translated from the coding sequence ATGCAACGACTATCTCTCAAACAAATTCTAATCATTATTAGTCTTAGTTTATTGCTCCTATTTAGTAGCTTTGCTTGGGTATCTCCGAGCTATGCCAGCATCCGGCAACAGGAAGAAAAACCGGGACAAATACTCTATCAATCTCGCCACTCTATCCGAGATAATCAGGGTCACACTTGGCAAGTGATTTTATTTAAACGGGTAAAAGATGGTGAGGTTAAACAAGTCGATTTGCGCTTATCTGGCTATCCCGACCAAACCATATTTCTCCATCCTGCCGACTTAGAAATCACTCACGGCGATCGCCCACAACTATTAGCGCCCGATCAGTTTGCGGCAGAAGCTCCAGCCCCCAATGTTGGACAATTTGATCTGAGCGAAATTTTACCGCAACTACCCACCAACGGCACAGTAAAACTTAACCTGCCTCTCAACAATCCTGTCACCATTAAGATTCCGATTGCTGTCCTACTGGAATGGCAATTGATCATGTAA
- a CDS encoding heme oxygenase (biliverdin-producing) — MMTLSQALREGTKQSHTLSENTAYMKCFLKGVVERAPFRKLLANLYFVYGILEDALLDFQNDPILGTMYFPELNRAENIAADLEFYYGKNWDEKIKPTRSGLYYVLRLQELASHDPILLIAHAYTRYLGDLSGGQALKSILRTALKLPENNLGATMFVFDTLPTPGDRREFKANYRATLDALPLDDATIERIVAEANYAFAINRAVMHDLEPDVKAAIGEHTFDLLTRQNRPGSTEARCPHAQTVALATTE; from the coding sequence ATGATGACTTTATCTCAAGCGCTCCGTGAAGGGACAAAACAATCTCACACTCTTTCCGAAAATACAGCCTACATGAAATGTTTCTTGAAAGGTGTGGTGGAGCGTGCACCATTCCGTAAACTGTTGGCGAATCTGTACTTCGTCTATGGCATATTAGAAGATGCTTTATTAGATTTTCAGAACGATCCGATCCTCGGCACAATGTATTTTCCTGAGCTAAATCGAGCCGAGAACATCGCAGCGGATTTGGAATTCTACTACGGTAAAAATTGGGATGAAAAGATCAAACCAACTCGCAGTGGATTGTACTATGTCTTGCGGTTACAGGAACTAGCAAGTCATGATCCTATTTTGTTGATTGCCCATGCTTATACCCGTTATCTGGGAGATCTTTCCGGTGGGCAGGCTCTCAAATCAATTCTCCGTACTGCCCTAAAACTGCCTGAGAATAATCTGGGGGCGACAATGTTTGTATTTGATACGTTGCCGACACCGGGCGATCGCCGTGAATTTAAAGCAAATTACCGTGCAACCTTAGATGCCTTACCTCTAGACGATGCCACCATTGAGCGTATTGTTGCCGAAGCAAATTATGCTTTTGCCATCAACCGCGCTGTCATGCATGATCTTGAACCAGATGTAAAAGCAGCAATTGGTGAACATACTTTCGATTTATTGACTCGCCAAAATCGTCCCGGCAGTACCGAAGCCCGCTGTCCCCATGCCCAAACCGTTGCCCTAGCCACAACGGAATAG